The Fibrobacter sp. UWR3 nucleotide sequence CTCGGGCATGGGCCGCGGCGCAGGCAACTGCACCACAGAACTCCTGCTCGGCTTCCTCAAGAATCCGAAGTACGACCTTCGCCCGGTGCTCGACGCCTACCAGGAACTGTTCTTGCCGCTCAAGGAAAAGTACGAATGGGGCTACATCATCCCGCAGATGATTACGGGCATGCTCAACCGCCACCCGCAGGATGCCATCGCCATCCGCAAGACCGAAGACAAGGACAACTACACCAAGTTCTACAACCACATGATGAACGACTAATCATGAGGCGAGTGCCGCGCAGGAATGCTTGCATTCCTGCATGGTTGAGCCGATGGATTAGGGTCTGCGAAGCAGACCCCTAGGAGGCGAATCCTGCACGAAAGTGCTCGCACTTTCGTATAGGTGAGCCGACGAGTTGTGGACTTGCGAAGCAAGTCCCACGACTAAGGTCGAACACCAACAATAAACCATTAGAAAAAGGGCCTCGGCGATTGCCGAGGTCCTTTTGTTTTCAACCAACCCAGTGTTCACTGAGATACTTTACTGAGTCACGCGGATGCGGAGAGCACCGGCAGCGGACTTCGCGATAAACATGCCTCCACGCTTGGCGAGGTCCGCAGCGCCCGCACGCAGTTCCTGCATTCCGGCAGCACGCACCGTTCCGAGGTAGCTACCGCCCATGTCGAAGATGCGGTATTCCATGGATTCGTTCGACATCTGGAACTTCGCACTCACAAACGTGGTGCTGGTATCGCCAACGATCGGTTCGGGGTCTGTAGCGTCCTTGCCCTTCACGAAGGTGAAGTAGTCCACGTCCATCCAGTCACCGACCACCGTAAAGCGGAGGATATGTTCACCCGCAGGGAGCGTCACGTTCTTCTGTACCTTGTTGTAGTCGTCGTAGTTCTCTTCGCCGTCATTCTTCGGGACTGATATATCGCCCGTGAGTTCATTGCCATCGAGAGTCATGTTGAAACCGGAGGTCGCATTGGCAGATGCAACCGCAGCAAAGAAGGTGTAGTCACCCGCTTCCTTCACGTTCACCGTGTATTCGAGCCATTCGCCAGCCTGGTTGTAACCCACGATGTAGCCGGTCGCCTTCTTGTAGATATCGACACCCGTGCCTTCGCGGTAGTTGGTCTCGCCGTGGTCTTCGGAGTCATTTTCGTTGTAGGTCTTGTTTTCCTTGCCGGTACCCGGGATGTCGAAGTTTTCGGCCTCAATCTTGCCCGGCAAATCAATCGCCTTGCCGCCGAACGGTTCACGAGGTACGGGGTCAGCAGGAGTGCCCACGCCCACGAGCGTCACGATGCAGTCCTTGAATTCCGAGCTACCCGCATCCATGGTGATAGTCACGGAGCCGTTCTTCACTTCAACTTCGCCTTCATACTTTGCATTCTTTGCCTGGCTCGTCGTGTACACGTGGAAGGATTCCACATCGGCACCCTTCACGTTAACCGTCACGGTCTTGGAATTCTTGTAATCGCGGTTCACGAGCACCACGATGACGGAGTCGCCTTCGGAACTCTTGTAGGCACTGGCAAACAGGTTCGATTCGGGCTTGTCAGTCGCACCCACGCGGATTGCACCCGGACGAATAAAGCGGGCGAACTGGCTCATCACGTAGCCGCGCTTCGAGACCTTGCCGATTTCGTTGCTCGGTATCTGGAGTTTGTTGCCGAAGTCCTTCTCCATGATGAGGCCGTAGCAACGGCGGATATACCACCAGGTGTACTGATTGAAGTTGCCCACGACCATCGCGCGATGGATTTCGTAAGCCACGTCCATGGCGTTCACGGTATCGCGCTTGTTCTGGTTTGCCTGGTCACCCGTATTCGTGATTGTGCGCCAGTAGTTACCGCTACCCTGGCTTTCGGTGTAGTGTTCTGTCATCCAGCGTTCCACGCCTTTCTGGTCAGCCAAAGAATACTGGAAGAAATTGTCCCCGGTGTTTCTGTCGCTTGCATAGAAGTGCGCTCCGAGAATATCCCAGTTCTTGAGGGCGTTGGCGTCGTTCAGCACCTTGTTGTAGAGGTTCTTGTCGTAGCGGAACGATTCGGTCGAAATCACCTTGGCACCGTTCTTGCGCATCTTGTCGGCATAGCCCTTGGTGAAGTTGTAGATTTCGTCAGCACTCCAGCAAGCCCATTCACCGCACCAGTCCGGTTCGTTACTGATGGAGATTGCATACAGGGGAACGCCCTGGTTCTTCATGTAATCGTTAAAGCCGTTCAGGTGATCTACGTACTTCTGGTAGTTCGAAGAAGACATGTGCTGGTTTGCACCCGCATAAGGAGAAGTCCACGGCGTTGCATACAAGATAAAGTCATCGCCGGCATACTTCTTGGCGTACTTGGCAGCCTGCACTTCCTTGTTGAAGTCGCTGGAGTTCGCATACACCGGAATACGCAGCGTGTTCAAGCCAATCTGGCCATCGCCCGTACCGAACGCGAGCTTGGCATCGGCCTCGGAAAGTCCGCCACCGCCCTGCCACTGGTTATGCACCATGCCGCCAAAGCCACGAATGACCTGGTGTTCTTCGGTCACATCGACATTGACCGTCGATGCGAATGCGGTCGAAACCAACGCACCGCAACCCAGCGCGAGCGCAGTCTTCCACGCCCCCTTAACAACGCTGTTTTGATTCAAACTTTTCATAACATCCCTTTGCCAAACAGAAACCCGCAGGATTGCGGTCCCATAACCTAAAATTAGATGAAAAAGCTCAAAAAAACGCACATCGCGCCATTTTTTCCATTGACGTTTTGGCAATAGAATCTCACAAAAAAACACAAGAAAAGAGCTCCGGAGCGGGGCTCCGGGGCACTTCATGACGCTCTTGAGAAGCATCAATCTGGATGTGTGGTGTTTAGGGACTCTTTTATGGTATTACTTTGCCGTATTCACCATGAATTTCTTGTTGCCGGTCAGGGAACGGAGCATGTACACGCCCTGGTTGAAGCCAACCGCACGGAGGGCCTCGCCAGCAGTCGCACCGTCCAGACGGATCTTACCGACCATAGCGCCCTTCAGATCAAACACGCGGTAGGTTTCGTACGGTACGGCCTTGAACGCAACACCAGTCTCGATGGCATCCGTGCTAATCGGTTCCGTATCTTCAGCATCCTTGCCTTCGAGGATATTGAAGTAGTCAATATCGAACCAGGAACCGACAACCGTAAGCCTCAGGACATGTTCGCCTGCGGGGAGCTTGATGTTCGCCTTGACCTTGTTGTAATCGTCGTAGTTTTCTTCGCCTTCGGTGGCCGCGGGCACGGTGATTTCTTCGGTAATGTCCGTCCCGTCGAGGGAGAACTTGAAGCTGGAGGTGTTACCGGCGGCAGCAACTGCGGCATAGAGCGTGTAGTCGCCTTCCTTCGCCACATTGATGGTGTATTCAAGCCATTCGCCTTCGGTATTGTAGCCCACGATGATGCCCGTCGCCTTCTTGTAGAGGTCAACACCGGTGCCTTCGCGGAGGTTGCTATCGCCGTGGTTCTCGGAATCGGATTCGTTGTAGGAATCAATGTCGCCACCGCGACCCGTACCCGGTTCATCAAAGTTTTCGGCCTCGATCTTGCCCGGTACCGCCCAGGCCTTGCCACCGAACGGCTTCTGCGGTTCCGGCGGAGTCGTGCCGCTGCCTTCGAAGCCCCATGCCTTGATAGCCATGGTAGAATCCCTGCTGCCCTTGAATACGAGGAACACCTGTTCCACGATTCCCTTGAGGCCAGTGACTTCGCAGGAATTCTCGGCAAAGGTATTCTTGTTACCGGTATTCTTGAGCGTGCAGGTGCCGGCGAGCGTACCTGTCGCAGAACCCGTGTGGATTTCAACCTTGTCGCCATCCGCAGTGCTTGCGGCCTGCACCACGAAACCGGTGGCTGCAGTACCAAAGTCAACGCCACTCACGCGGATCCAGGATTCCTTCGTGGAAAGCGGGAGCAACAGGTGTTCGGCAACCTTGCCCGGAGTCCAGTTGGAACGGCTGCGAATGCCCTTCTGCTTGGAACTCGTGAGTGCCGGGTACCAATCGTACGGGTCAAAGTTCTCGATCTGTTTCGGGCCTTCCTTCGTGAAGGTCAGTTCCTTCATGGTGCCGTCGTTGTTGTAGAAGAACTCATCCACGCTCACGCTACGGTGGAATGCGGGTACCGGATTCGCCTGGCCGTCATCGGCAGGAATCTTTTCCAGACCATCGTAACCGTTCGCAATGCGGCGGTCATGGTAGGCGACGTACCAGTGGCCCTTGAATTCGGCAATGCCATGGTGGTTGTTGTTGTTCGCGTTGATGTTCTGCCCGTTGATGTTCGGGTTACCCATGAATATTCCCTTGTATTCATAGGGACCCATCGGGTTCTTGGACATGCCGTAGGCAATACGCAGGTCTGCCGTACTGTAAGACAGGTAATAGTTGCCCTTGTACTTATGGATGTAAGAAGCTTCCATCGCCTTCGGGCCACCAATCTTCAGGTGAGTCTTGGTGCTCACATCAAAGCCCTTCATGTCCTTGTTGAGCTTGTAGATGTTGAAAATGTCGTTGTTGTTGTTATTT carries:
- a CDS encoding carbohydrate-binding protein; the encoded protein is MKKISKGKLGLALACGLFGSALADNPISTYHYLADPGAAADDEYFYIITDSDDPAPYNSNGYKIYALYAFRSKDMQNWTDYGIIYDARKVNGINDIWASGIAVNPNDHRLYIVFPDGGGGGIGLIGADSIAGPWTNPVSGNKKLINNWGGGISDCDGIGWCFDPAIFFDDDGTGYFTFGGGSSDSRPANNNNNDIFNIYKLNKDMKGFDVSTKTHLKIGGPKAMEASYIHKYKGNYYLSYSTADLRIAYGMSKNPMGPYEYKGIFMGNPNINGQNINANNNNHHGIAEFKGHWYVAYHDRRIANGYDGLEKIPADDGQANPVPAFHRSVSVDEFFYNNDGTMKELTFTKEGPKQIENFDPYDWYPALTSSKQKGIRSRSNWTPGKVAEHLLLPLSTKESWIRVSGVDFGTAATGFVVQAASTADGDKVEIHTGSATGTLAGTCTLKNTGNKNTFAENSCEVTGLKGIVEQVFLVFKGSRDSTMAIKAWGFEGSGTTPPEPQKPFGGKAWAVPGKIEAENFDEPGTGRGGDIDSYNESDSENHGDSNLREGTGVDLYKKATGIIVGYNTEGEWLEYTINVAKEGDYTLYAAVAAAGNTSSFKFSLDGTDITEEITVPAATEGEENYDDYNKVKANIKLPAGEHVLRLTVVGSWFDIDYFNILEGKDAEDTEPISTDAIETGVAFKAVPYETYRVFDLKGAMVGKIRLDGATAGEALRAVGFNQGVYMLRSLTGNKKFMVNTAK
- a CDS encoding carbohydrate-binding protein, whose translation is MKSLNQNSVVKGAWKTALALGCGALVSTAFASTVNVDVTEEHQVIRGFGGMVHNQWQGGGGLSEADAKLAFGTGDGQIGLNTLRIPVYANSSDFNKEVQAAKYAKKYAGDDFILYATPWTSPYAGANQHMSSSNYQKYVDHLNGFNDYMKNQGVPLYAISISNEPDWCGEWACWSADEIYNFTKGYADKMRKNGAKVISTESFRYDKNLYNKVLNDANALKNWDILGAHFYASDRNTGDNFFQYSLADQKGVERWMTEHYTESQGSGNYWRTITNTGDQANQNKRDTVNAMDVAYEIHRAMVVGNFNQYTWWYIRRCYGLIMEKDFGNKLQIPSNEIGKVSKRGYVMSQFARFIRPGAIRVGATDKPESNLFASAYKSSEGDSVIVVLVNRDYKNSKTVTVNVKGADVESFHVYTTSQAKNAKYEGEVEVKNGSVTITMDAGSSEFKDCIVTLVGVGTPADPVPREPFGGKAIDLPGKIEAENFDIPGTGKENKTYNENDSEDHGETNYREGTGVDIYKKATGYIVGYNQAGEWLEYTVNVKEAGDYTFFAAVASANATSGFNMTLDGNELTGDISVPKNDGEENYDDYNKVQKNVTLPAGEHILRFTVVGDWMDVDYFTFVKGKDATDPEPIVGDTSTTFVSAKFQMSNESMEYRIFDMGGSYLGTVRAAGMQELRAGAADLAKRGGMFIAKSAAGALRIRVTQ